Genomic window (Nicotiana sylvestris chromosome 7, ASM39365v2, whole genome shotgun sequence):
tttatttcttggtttaaagactttacctccccagcagtttgtttttgaataggattttcagagcttactaccagttgccaaaatgatgcaaagcaaaatgcgaataggacagaccaaagataaggcgataaagcgaaaagaagttggtcgcaagaccaaatgatgaatgggtctagatcccaagaggaccaagtTTCCAAGAGAAGtgggagaaaaacaggaaaacaacagttgagaaaattgtggacctaatcCCAAGAGGGCccccagcagatcatcgagatgtaggagcatTCCCAatagattttcgaccaagttccaagagggtcggacaacacagagtggggaaggaagaaaaggaaaattcatccccagcaagttttgatagcgtaatgaaacacagagcggggaagggagaaagggaaaaaccatccccagcaggagtggcacggccactcaccatgttttaaaactaacaaattttctttgatttgaagcaggaaaaggaaatcttattaatggcgaaaaaacatgccacaaggaaaagcaccaaaactggggcagaaaattttctgccattgtcgaaaattttctcggaggaatgaggaaatcaattcaagttttaagagatagcaagacagcacgattttaagaaaaacagtcggaggtaagacaatttcaagttttgaagatgggtctatccgccctcgaatatgatatttttgggttcatccgccctcgaataggatattttgggttcatccgccctagaataggatatttttgggttcatccgccctcgaataggatattttggattcatccgccctcgaataggatattttgggttcatccgccctcgaataggatattttgggttcatccgccctcgaataggatattttgggttcatccgccctcgaataggatatttttgggttcatccgccctcgaataggataaatAGTTcttcccggtgatgtcaagtgccacaaattcaaattttgataaatttgacataatGAATACtatcataaaaaataaataagttagagaaataattatattaataaacaattaatgaaataaAAACGAGTAGGGAAAAAGAAACAGTAATAAAGTTATATCATGCAAACAGCctactattttattttattctggCCATAAATTGAAAATAACCTactgtttcatttcactttatattattgatatatatgtgttaaaagaattgaacgtgactaacattatttatatgttccaatccaataaatataaagtaattaaactaatGTGAAATTATTacttgtcaattcatttctcacagttcttcaaaatgccttaaagatatgttttgatccaggaagtccatgaatattataagtatgTCATTAGTGggtagctagtttgatgactttgaggtcatctAAGAGTTGAGCGTCGAAGGAAATAATTAAtttatcactgcaatgtacttgaattatttaagatgcccaagatTTTCCAAAAAGTGAGCATAAGATAAGTACTACCATGACCAAAATGATTatatgatacataccttaataaaatatggctcaacttagcggggGTTAAGGATAAAATTAGagtttcgtgctgataacgtgttataaaataaaagcaatgcagtaaaatataaataagaagagatagaaagaaggaagaagtcttttcttctttcacttttgTGTGTTTTCCATTAAAATTTACATAgctttttatatgcataaaatgagAAGACTTACTATTGTAAATAGTGAATGGGATGGACATAAAGCAGGAGATTTCATCCATAAGTTATTCCATACATGGGCACCCATAtctacaaactattcataacaattACTTATTTGATGAAATCCTATAGCGTTCACTTGGATCTTAGGTTATAAACAAGACTAAGTGCTCGAGTCTAATGTTTTGAATATTCAACGCAAGCCCTTGAAGGATATTTTTTCTTTGCAGAGCCTCATCACATGCTCTAATTGCAAGGGGTTACCATTTCAGTGTAATTTCTGGGGTACAAGCTAGAGTTCTCTGGTAAGAACTAgccattttcaattaaaatcaACTGTTCGAGTGCGGTACATAAAATATTCAATATGAACACTGTGAAAGCCTAGATAAACCATCAATAATTTAAGCTGAATCCAACAATTCTAACTTTGACGAATTCACCAACACAACCACAATAACAGAGTTCAGATCATACACTTCCCCCATTATTATTTCCTCCCCTAAGACGAGGAATACCCATTCTGCTTTTGGTACATTATGCGAGCTCAGTAAACAGGTCGTAGTAAAATGAGACCGCGACAACCTGATAACTGATAATCAAGTCAATTATGGATTTGGACTTGTTACACTCATTATCAGGAGAAAGACATAGTGCTCAAATAAGcagtaacaaaaaaaaaatgaaaaatcactgATATTATACAAAAGTCACCACCCCAGATTCTTCAATGTACTACTCTTCAGCAGCACGCTTCGACAAACATTATGAGAAAGGAATATGAAGTATTTGGGCACTTAAACGATATGGATACAGAGAATACAGGAGGACAAATACAGGTGCACTGGCAGTGTCTCTGTGCGTTGTTAGCGTTTCACCCAAATTCAGACATGTAGATGCAAGCACACAAGAAGAACCGGTTTAGCTCGATCTCCTGCCCATATGAAAAGTGCATTCAACTTGAAAGCATTTACTTCAAGTAACCATTAAACGCGATACTAATCCATACATTTCTTCCTGATTTCTTGCACAAATCAGAGTTCTTTATTCAAGTACCATAAATAGCACTGGCCTCTATTCTACTGTATCCAGTGAGCACTATTTCTACGTCAAAGGTGGCACCCCGGTCAGTCGCTGTCCCAAGTTTCATCCAAGTCCTTTGAGCTTTTCACCTTTGTCTTGCTCTCGGAAGTACCCTCATTTTTCTTCATCTGCTCTTGACTACTTGTCCTAAAGCTATTAGTTACCCCTCTTGATGCCCTTGAACCGGGTGCATCCTCTGCACTTGATCCCAATGTTGCTACCTTATCATAATCCTCCCCCTCGTCACTACTACTTCTATACTCACTTGGTGGCATTGAGTGCTGCCCTCCCTCATCATCTGAATTATCATAATCCTCCCCCTCGTCACTACTACTTCTATACTCACTTGGTGGCATTGAGTGCTGCCCTCCCTCATCATCTGAATTCCACATGGCTTCCTCAAGGTCACTTAACATGTCTGAACCAGAACCTTCTGTACCCATCTTTCCCTTTAAATAAGGATCAAAATTTCTGCTTGAACCTCCCTCACTTATAGGTTTACTGCTCTTACCTTTCTGCCATTTCTCCGTTTTATACTTAGGATGCCTGTCAGGAGCCTTGTACATGCCGGAATCAGCGTAATTGCTTCTACCACGTTGGTCATCATTGTTATCCAATTCATTGTCATCTTCAGATACATCATCATGTCCATCATCATCAGCTATCTTCCTTCCGTAAGTCTTATTCCAGCCACTTGTTCTCCCTCCTGACTCATCATCTGATTCATCACTTCCCATCATTCCAGATCTTCTGAATCGACTACCTATATCTTCTTTGTTCCAATATCTAATCTTCCCTACTTCGTCTttctctgcttcttcctcagctGCCCATTCGTCATCAGCTGCCTGTTCTATCTGAGCAATAAAACGGTCAAGTTCTTCCTGGTCACTGTCTTCAGCTGTTGAATGTGTTTGGTCTATACTACTGCTGAGACCCAACTTAGTACCAGTATCCTCCTGAAAGACATATGGGCTTCCTTCTTTCTTATCAATGGCATTGAAGAATGTGGATGCTACTCGCTGGATGCTGGCCCTGGCTGCTGGATCATCAGGATTTATCCCCTTCCTCCGGAGCTCTTGttctattttctttatgtttaattTCTGTGATTCTAGTGCTTGTTCGAATCGGGCTTTAAATAATGCCTACATGGAAGAGATAACTTTGTCAAACAGTAGATGTGTACTCATCAACAGTAACATGTTCAAATTTCCAGCGTTGTTAAGCAAGTTACAGAAAAGATAGTTCATTACATACAATAGGAATTAAAAGAGTCCAGAATCTTAGACCCTATGTTCAACACAAATTCCAAAATATCGATGGTTCAACAGATGAGACATGCCATATACCCATTCTTCGGGACCAGGAGTACATGTCTAAGACTCATAGCACCCAGGGAGTTTTACATCACATAGATGTATGAAACACAGACAGAAGCTAGGTTCCCtcaaggaaatacaaaattaaggGGTTAACAGAAACATATAACAATTCATCAACTTGTAAATTTACTACTAGGATTTACATAAGCAGTGGATTACTCAAAAGAGATTTGTAGCTCACCTTCCTTTTTGTAAGTGTGTTGATAGGTATTAAATTCTTAGGCTGGCGGTAGTTTCTGCCGCGAAACATAATAATGGTTTTTACATTGTGTATGTTAACCACAATACCGCCACTTAGTCGAGCCAGCATTGAGGCCATCTCTTTAATTTTTTCCTTAGGGAAGTTATCACAACAAACTTGTACAGTCTCATGAAACTTCCAGTGGAGATGCATATTTTGGACAACTCCACCGAAGACTCCACGAACACCAACAGGAACATAATTTTTATTCCTGAAACCAATCTTCTTATACGCTTGCAGTTGCTCAGGAGTGAGAAGCTCAGGATCATGCCGTGGAGATGGCAACTCTGGTAGCTCATATTTCTTCAGCTTCTGAAGTAGCAAAGCAACTTTTTTCTTTGCTCTACGGAGATTATAAATTAACCGTTCTTCATCAGTCATCAGCTTCAATTTCAACTTCTTTGACCTCCGTATCTCCCTTAGGGTTTTGCTTGACTCATTCTGCATTCTCATTGCTACTCTGCTCCTCATGCTCTTCCCCGACATCCACCGCACGCAATTCCACACCTTACTCGTTGCAGTAAATATAGGAACTTCCACATTTTTTACTTCACCGCTTGAAATCATATTCACCATATCGTATCTCCGCAGAATCGCATTCCTAtagttttaaattaaaaaaaaaaactttaataattaaaattaaatttatctAAAGTTAACAAACGAAAttagaaaaagaagagagaggaaatatACTGCAAGGAGCGCCGTTGAATGTATCTGGAAACGAACATGACGGCGATGATGTAGAAATCGGTCACAGAGCTTCTAGTTTCATTTGACAGTCTTTTTTGTGGAGAGTGGATGAGTAAAGGGGACGACGATGGGATTAATTTGGGGGAAAAAGGAGAATAGTCACAGTCCTTTAACCTAAGTTGAGGCTTTCCCCTCCGTTAATGGTTACACCAAAACCTGTCCACTTTTACAAATATTGTTATCTACTTATTTTTTCTTTACACTAATTAAAAGGCATATTGTATTACTTGTCCTATccttttttaatttattaattttgcTAAGTGTTTTTGCtccatttatttttttatttattatatttttaaaaaaattaaaaattttctGTTGATGGCACTTGTCATCCTATCCTTAAATTTTGTTAAGTATTTTATTTTCATCTTTTTAAATTAAGATTTTTTGTTGTGATGATACTTCATCCTCTCTTTGTTTTGTCACTCCTATTATAACTCGTTGAAGCTCGGGCCTAATATAGATAAAGCtatattatttttttactatACATTGTGATATCTTACGATTTTAATCGTATTATTTTATGAACTTTCACTTGTAAGgatattttacaattttttttaattatttgtcaTTAGTTATAAAAACTAAAGTGAGATATAAAAAATAGTGTCATTTTTATATAATGACAATAATAACTAATATATTTATCTCGTGAAAATAACCTCTCTATCCTTTTCGAGGCAgaagtaaggtctgcgtacactccaCTTTCCCCAGACCCTACTAATGGGATTTTACTGTGTATGTTATTGTTGTAATAACTAATACATTTCATATTTCCATTGCCAATTAGCTCTGCACCAATCCAAGGAAAACCAACATATTGGACTAAGACAGCACAAAGGTAAGTactcttaggggtcgtttggtaagaGGTATTAggaaaaataatgcaagcattagctctatgcattattaatacattgtttggtctattttttcaacttgtgtataactaatacttgtattagttatacatcatacttgctattatcctatgtataagtaatgcatagaaatcatGGCATTAGTAAcaccaaggctattaatgcatgcattagtatagttaacaaaattgtccttaaagtcccttaaaactagagaatatggagggtatttttgtaaacaactcttaacaattatgcaatgcattataattttaatacaccacaccaaacagtaaataagaaataatatctgcataactaatgcttgcattactaacccaTGCATTACTAATTTATGCATTACTGATACACCTTATTCCgtactattcttatacaccctaccaaacgaccccttaagaTGATGTGATATTGTTCAATTTCATTTAAAGTTGCACGATTTTCCCCAAAAGTCTCACATCATTAAGAATATTCAATTCTGTATTAGtagatttcttttcctttctacTTTGTATGTCGGACTTTATCTAGACACACCCAACAATCTCTCTTGACTAAGTTTCATATGAAACATCACCATTCATGGGCTAATTTGAAGATTAGTGGTGTGTCATCCACGTGATACCAGTAATTACTCAGCTGCTTCCAAAGCTCTTCTGTATAGTAAGTAAAGTAATACTTAGTAGTGATTTATCAAAGAGTTAAATTTGTAGGGGACGTGGGTTCTTACACGTGTAGCTTTACATCATTCCTTTTTTCAAGTGTTTAAAAGCCCCCAACTTGGTTATATTTACCAAAAGACTGAGGATTCTAATAGAATAAACTGAAATATCATGGTTTTTTTGCCAATTCACATTGACCGGAAGCTCTAGTAAAGTAAAGTAAAATAGGTACAGTTGAGTAATAGATCTCTTCTTTTAAGGTTGCACATGTTGATCCAAAAGTGACAAAACATTTAACCCAGGAATGTATTATTTTCACTATTACAAAGATGTATTGCCAGAGAAATATATGACAAGATGGAGATAACATGATAAGCAACAGGAAATAATATAGGCCATCGTCTTACACTTTCACTAGGAAAAAGAAAGTTGAACATAATAGCAACTGTAGCTATTTGCGGACAAAAAGTTCAACATCAAATCACCTGTCAAAAACTTCAAGCCTCTCCATACCGTGCAGAAAATATCTTAGTCAAGAAATGCTTGAGCtcataataaataaaaactcCGATACACAttaggtaaaagtcacaaaaaaaGGTAAACAGCAAATTGAATTTCTTGAACCAAAAAGCCGAGGATGCAAGACTCCGGTATAAGCCACTGCACGACTCATAAGTGACTTAACCCATTCACCGCCTAGAAGCCGGCCAACTGGTCCTCGAGCCACTACCAAATGAAGGCGGCTTTCGTTCATCGCGCCATGATGGTCGATCATCTGGCTTACTTCCACCGCCCCACTTGTCAGTTTCAGGGGGTGGCGCCTGGCCTGCACCATCCATTTTTGTTCGTAAGTGCTTAGGAACATATTTCCCAGGGCCAGGAGTAGGTGCAGTAGCTGCTGCAGCAGGAATTGGAGCAGCTCCACCAAGTTCTGCGGGGCGCCCCAAGGTTGGAGGCTCAGCAGGCTTTGGCAGCACAGCAGTGGACTTACGCAAGAtctcttctctctcccgtttttctTTCTCTTCAAGTTCTAGCATTCGCCGCCTCTGCTTTTCTGCAATCTCATCTAACTTGGCTTGCCGCTCAGCTTCCTCTTTCTTCCGTCTCTCTGCCTCTGCAAAATTTTCAGAAAGTTGCCATAGGATGCTAAATTAATTTTGAGTAGCTATTGAACCTCAACTGCAGGCAGGGGATAAAAAGAAAGGAGCAAGAGAGGGAAAAAGAACTTAAAAAGGACAGTTTATAAGTTCTGAATGAGAGTACATGCTATAGTGATAAGAGTGTAGCAGAGTATCCAAAACCCAAAAAAATACATGTCTGGACAAACAGAAGCATGAACTCTTTGGTTGGACACACCTCGATAAATGCCCCCCCCCCCGGCACCTTTAACCCTAAAAGATTTGAATGCACATGACGTGGGTGGGGAATTAACCAGTAAAGTACCTTCACGTTTGCGGGCTTCCTCCTCTTCCTGCAACCTCTTTTGTCGCTCCTCCTCAGATCGCAGGAAGAATATCATTTTCCTCCTAGCTTCCCTCTCCTGCTTCCTTGATTGAATTATCTGGCTGATCCTTTCCTGTCTCTCCCGTTTCATTCTAGTGAATTCAGCTTCTCGGCTACTGACAACTTTTTCTTGCAAAATTCTCTGCATGATTAGGAATATATATCAGCTAATCTATGCATTAGCATGAATCAATGCAGCCTACGTCAACCACCTACTTTGTTAAAGACCAAGACCAGTCTTCAGCAAGCCGATGGCTGCTCAGATTTCAACTAGTTCCACAAAAAAGTAAGCATATATCGGAGACAATTTCGTCATTGCTGGCTACTGTGATATGCCAATGTATTCATAATAGGGTGAACTGCTGCAAAGGATTTGAACTTCcgttctttttattttcaaacaAGGCCATTATACAAGAAACTAGACAGAAggcagaataaaagaaaaaacacTTTCTATTACCACTAGCTTCACAGCTCAAAGATTAAAGTAGCCTGCACTAAGTTCAGAAGTTTTCAACTTTGGTCCTACATCAGTTCCATAGACCCAATAAACTATCAATAGCACTGACCCAACTTTACAACGAATAGTTCAGGTATATCATCAAAAGCTTATATCTAGAAGTTCAGCGAATTCATAGAAGTCGGATAAACTGACCTTGTTCTCCAACATGCGTGCCAGCCTCCTTTTCTCTTCTAAATCTCCAGCATGTCGTTGTCTGCTCAGCTCAATCTCTTGCTGGGAACGTATTAAAACGCAAGGTCAATTCATCAGCAATATTTCAACGAAAGAGGTAGAAGGTTAAAAGATAACATATCACTTTCTTaagaaaaatgtgaaagaaattttttttcaTGAACACTTGGCTGCCACAAGCTAGTTATCCCTGTGGTAAAAATGTGAAAGTACTCGTTATTGTGGGCTATGTTGCGCGGACACTCCAAAACAGCTGCCGCACCCGTgttggatcctccaaaaataaactatttttggaggatccgacacgcaccCATCGatattttcggagagtccgagcaacatagattGTGGGAGGGCAAAAAGCATAATATGTCTTTAATGCAAACCTGCTGCTCGCGTTCATGAAGAGCTGCCTCTTCAGCTAAACGTTGTTTAAATGCAGATTCAATAAGAGGTGCAGCTTCTTCTCTCTTAGCTCTCTCCAGATGATCCATAGTTTTAGCAAATTTGAGCAACTTCTTTTCCATTTCTTGCCTCTCTCTCAGTTGTTCATTCAGCGCCAATTCCATGATCACCTTTTTGGTCATCTTTTCCTGAAATCAAATTAATGCCGGGTAAGATTTTCCAATTGAAAGTTTTTGGGAACAGAAGTACAAGTTATATACTTACTCCCTCTAGGACTGGCTTCTTCTTCCTCTTGCTGCGCTTTTCAGCTTCGTGCAGCAAAGCTTGGGCCTCTTCAAGTTCTCGGTCCTCTATCTCCTTCAAAATTCGTTGGTTCCTTCTTTGCTCATACTCGGCAGCAATGCGCTTTTGCTCAGCCTCTTCAGTCATCTTTTGTAGCTCTCGCCTCTTTGTTTCCTCCACTCGTTCCTTAAAAGAAATGGTCACAAAAGTTCATATGcgataacaacaataacaagcaattCACAACACCGCCAAGAATTTCATACCATTTCTAAGAGTAAACGCTCTTGCTCCTCTTTGCGTTTCTCAATAATGGACTTCCGGGCAAGAAGTCTCTTGTGCTCCTTCTCCACTATCTCCGCTAAATTAGACAGTGCTTCCCCAAGCTTGGCAGCCTTCTTTGCTGGGGGATAAATCATTGTCCTTGCCTTGCTAAGGGATTCAGCCAAAAGAGACAGATGATCCCGGAGTCCTTCCGCCTCAATACTCTGGAAACAAAATTATAAGCAAATGATGTATGATAAACTAACCTACACGGCTTAattggggggtgggggtgggggggaaTCAAAACCATGTAGTTCAAAGTGTCTCAAAGAAACAGTTACAAATTCTCCTGCATCAGTTCATCAACATATATACCACAGAGGTACCTCAATACTCTGGAAACAAAATTATGAGCAAATGATGTATGATAACCTAGCCTACACGGCTTAATGGGGAAAAATCAAAACCATGTAGTTCAAAGTGTCTCAAAGAAACAGCTACAAATTCTTCTGCATCAGTTCATCAACATATATACCACAGAGGAACAGGCTGAACTTACAAATCCATAAGAGTAAGATCAAATCCCACAACATAGAAACTGCTGAAAACAGCAACCCACTAAAACTCTTATATCTCAGAAACTAAGAACTGCACCTCAGAGTTCACAAGCTCCTTGTTCTAGTGACTGAA
Coding sequences:
- the LOC104212117 gene encoding CRM-domain containing factor CFM9, mitochondrial-like, coding for MFVSRYIQRRSLQNAILRRYDMVNMISSGEVKNVEVPIFTATSKVWNCVRWMSGKSMRSRVAMRMQNESSKTLREIRRSKKLKLKLMTDEERLIYNLRRAKKKVALLLQKLKKYELPELPSPRHDPELLTPEQLQAYKKIGFRNKNYVPVGVRGVFGGVVQNMHLHWKFHETVQVCCDNFPKEKIKEMASMLARLSGGIVVNIHNVKTIIMFRGRNYRQPKNLIPINTLTKRKALFKARFEQALESQKLNIKKIEQELRRKGINPDDPAARASIQRVASTFFNAIDKKEGSPYVFQEDTGTKLGLSSSIDQTHSTAEDSDQEELDRFIAQIEQAADDEWAAEEEAEKDEVGKIRYWNKEDIGSRFRRSGMMGSDESDDESGGRTSGWNKTYGRKIADDDGHDDVSEDDNELDNNDDQRGRSNYADSGMYKAPDRHPKYKTEKWQKGKSSKPISEGGSSRNFDPYLKGKMGTEGSGSDMLSDLEEAMWNSDDEGGQHSMPPSEYRSSSDEGEDYDNSDDEGGQHSMPPSEYRSSSDEGEDYDKVATLGSSAEDAPGSRASRGVTNSFRTSSQEQMKKNEGTSESKTKVKSSKDLDETWDSD